In Leptospira congkakensis, the DNA window GTTGGTGCGTATCATTTTTTTACCCTTTGCAAAACTGGAATTGAGCAAGCGGAAAATTTCATTAAAACAGTTCCGAAAGAACCAGATTCTCTTCCTCCAGTTGTTGATCTTGAATTTGAAGGGAATTGTAAAGAGAGACCAAATATAGAAAATGTCCAATTGGAAATACAAAATTTTTTGGATAAAATCGACTCACATTACGAACACGAAACGATTCTTTATCTAACTAAGGAATTTATAAATAAATACTTAGGTGATAATTTGTTTAATCATCCTATTTGGATTAGAAATATTTTTATGCATCCAAATACTTTTTCTTCCATAGAATGGACTATTTGGCAATATAAAAGTACAGAACGTATTATTGGGATTGATGGCCCTGTTGATGTGAATGTTTTAAAGGGAAACATTCATTCTATTTTCACCCCATCTCCACCGATGAACTAACGGTCGTTTTTAATAATTGGATTACATCCATTCCTTCGGGAAGGACTAAGTGTCCATCGATAGCCAAGGAAGCAATGCCATGTACAGTGGCCCAAGCACCAAGAGCTCTAGCATGAGCTAAATCTTTACTC includes these proteins:
- a CDS encoding glycoside hydrolase family 25 protein yields the protein MKKVSILILFLILLTFAFYKALDFGLIWFVYPSKDKYPIKGIDVSNHQGKINWSLVPKNEISFVYIKATEGGDFKDKAFVYNWTAAKKEGFKVGAYHFFTLCKTGIEQAENFIKTVPKEPDSLPPVVDLEFEGNCKERPNIENVQLEIQNFLDKIDSHYEHETILYLTKEFINKYLGDNLFNHPIWIRNIFMHPNTFSSIEWTIWQYKSTERIIGIDGPVDVNVLKGNIHSIFTPSPPMN